The following DNA comes from Metopolophium dirhodum isolate CAU chromosome 8, ASM1992520v1, whole genome shotgun sequence.
ataaaataacgatttttgttgttttcttgttgttcaaaaaatattaatcgtagaaACTTaactttttgatattttttgctATTATctactttaattattaatattttaaatatgttttgattagttttaagctatttacaCTATGAACCTATTCACTGCACCGCATCCTCTGTAACCGctagtaacattataatattataaaattaattaattactaaccTAATAGTAatgcaaaattataataaaatatcgttggAAATATACGCTAATGATATGGtgctaagaatcgtttttcgtatgcaattatttatcattgaataatgaattaaaatttagcACATCCATTACACTAATTTATCACACACGATATCTAATATACAGTAGAGCGACTTTCCcgggtttttaaatttaaatcctcAATAGGGTATCCGTTTTTGTTTTCAAAGAATAATATGTCTCGACAGAACCTGCAAAGGAGAAACTACGAGACGAGCTGATGTATCGCGTTGTTTGTGACGAGTTACTTGTCAACTACAAACAATTCGTTATTCGATTGAACTAAATGTGTCACCGTGCCGCAGTATTGTTGGTTAGGACTTTGATCGACCGCGTGTTTAGTATAATTCCGtagctttttttttcattatttgtataCGTTTTCAGTGcaaatagtaggtacaatatgtatatttttatatattatgttaacaatttgaaaatatcgaGTGCCTTTTGAATACTCTTTGGTATAGGTACGtcaaacctatattatactgttcttttaatcataatcaaatattaaattacttataaatacgAATTGAACCAATCACTCTTTTTTAatgttaccataatattatataatgctcgTGAATAAGATTTCATTTAAAGTAAGTTAACCCAAGGGTCTCCAACTCGACTTTTTTTACGTCGggtgaataataaatacattttgacatTGCTGGCCAAAATTGTTTTGGAGAAGGCTAgaaatgtaataactattatgacTAGGTAATGATATTGAAAAGAGAGAAgcaaaaagttattattatttgattgattTCCTCACAATAACAActcaatcataatatatgtacctgGGATCTTGgaattagatattaatatattatcaacaaattTGTTAACTTGTTGTGCCGGATTAAAAAGCTTAACGGTTAGTTTGGATGCCCCTGGGTTAGTCtgtaaatatacttaattattgtttaatataaaaatatataaatggagtcattaaaatatttagtttcattAATAACTTTAAGGAAATGCATCCCTTAACTTTGTTAATTTGtgttaatgagtaatgactgtAATAGTTGCCaaccgtaaataaataaatagacaaTGATCCATTAGTTTAATTGTTAGAGTCCACTACAGTGGTATTTCAACGATCAGTTGGTTACCgacttaatgtataataaaacgtGCATACTGcatagtattattttacttaaatatttctcTATATGCTGAGTGATTATAAGAGTAATTTAATTGTTGCAAGTGTGTGACGATAGTTTTGATTTCTAAAtccatatttaataaatataaaccaaaAATCTTTTAATCCAGATGTGTGTAggaatttataaacaaaaacgaatgttttttaatataattcaaattttaagtaaTTCTAAATAAGTCAAACTATGTATATTCGCTGATTGTTTCCAGGTTCTCTTCCTATCATCAACATACagttaacaacatattatataatatgcatatacaatatacatatcataAAGAAATTCCATAATTTTTGTTGCGTAATTTGATGATTTATTGCCAGGAATAGTTGAAATTGTTTGCCGAAAGTCGTAGAGTCGTAAACGGGCATGCGGTCCATTTATatactatcaatattatatcgtgAATTATTCAATGGTGTGTTTAGCATTTCTGAGGTATAGGGTAATACACACACGCGGTAGGCGAAACATTCCCTTCTGGAAAGACTAAACaataaaacgtatttttcaAATTACGATTTGGTCAGTATAGGTACTAGAACAACCTAAACATACACCATGTACAATATATGTATTCTgtaattttatcgtatatatagaggcgaatgaaaatatattatacaaagtatattatagtacaaaaaaaaaaaaagaacaacaaatatttatatattatattacctatatattgtacataatatcgaGCAGGAAGATCGATACCCGGGTGGGAGTGCCACTATTAACTTCTACCCCCATAAACGCCATACCCATAATAGCTCCTCTCCACGTCAGAACACGCCACTAAGCcgaagactatattattattaatatttttgcgcATTTCTCAagtttttagggcatttttctcaatataatatttttgtatcggACGTAATTGATTGTTCTTTATTGCACATAATGAATCTTTGTAATAAAAACCATCATATTTGTTCAGAGGACTatagatatacaaatatattacaattatagtgGTCGGATAATATCAAACGtgtaacattaatttattatgtgcgAACAACTAGTACTTGCTCACCACTGTTTTCATGTCTACAAATAATTAAAGAGGCGATAACAATTATGCTGACAATACTTCTTtctcaatgtattattatagcattttaaaatgtcttgtGAAAAAAACTCAccattatgatttaataatatgttagcgTTTAAGCATGAAATGGtgttatttcatgaaatatctaggtaggtactttaaagtGTCAaaccatataatttataacatttaactttatattttattaattcccCGTGATCAGTCATAGTTAAATTGTgttggtacaatattattgtgaattataacGATTACGCTTTTAtacgtattaggtacctacgtatcaagtgttattacttatttgtattttttaaccatcttgtaataataaaaagatattCCACTTTTTAACTAAACATGCGCAATGCGcacgttaaattataaaaaaaaacggattTCATACTATGGGTATAGTCGAATTGcacttgatttaaaaaaaggtaatgGTCGAAACTGCACtcgggttaaaaaaaaatgttttaacaaaaattttataaatttggcgTAAATATTAAACCTAATTAATTTCACTTTTCGCAAATTATTTAAgacatgtatttataattatatgtaggtacgtgtctacagttttatttgtaatattatattataattcactttcatataatttttacaaaaaataatttcttttaaatatagtatatataatatatataaatacaattaatatgtataaaaaaatattaattagtatgcCAATGATGGTTACAATTTAAGCAGGAAGGCAAGTTAGtgtcttaaaaatgtttaaatttaatatgaacatttttgttGAAACCCCTTTTTTAACCCAAGTgcaattttagtaattttactatccctcatattattatacctacctatattgtacaCTTTTccgatacctatataatttaaacactaaGAAGTACATTTTTTAAGATATCCAAAGGCCGACCAAGGcgttttggaatttttattattaaagcaTTACGATATTTCAACCCTACCCAACAATGGTaacttgtaattattataataatatttgtgtacaacattcaaataattattaatgcattttttatcaTTCGTGTCGTTGTGTTGTTTCACTGCAGGTGATCCAGCCGACGCCGTGCATGTCACCGAGCGGCGGCAGCCAGGAAAGTTTCTCGGATGTGCCTAGGCACACCGAACAGCTGTTGCCGGCCGCGTCCGAGCGGTTCCGGAAACCACCGCAGCCGCCGCGGAAGACGGCGTCGTCGTCGACGGCGGCGCCCATCGCGTGCATCCGGACGTCATGCAGCAGCTGCAGCGACGACGCTGCTTCCACCGCCACCACCGTCAACTCGTCCGTGTTCGCCGACGAATGTTGCTGCGCGACGGCGACGGTGTCGTCGTCAACACCGCCACAGTTACCGCTGACCGACGGCGGTGGTGCGTCGTCAGCGTTACCGCTCACCACCGCCGCAGCAGGATCAGCCGGCAAAGGTGGGTGCTCATTAAGTGCGGTTGAAAAGTCAATTAAAAAACTCATCAACGAATCGGTTTGATTGACTGTTGAAATAACTTGACTTTTTTCATtccgtttaaaaaataatataatctatcgAGTTCAAATGACAAATGTTTTCGACACTTTTGGGTTTTAAacaccataattattattaccgtatACGCCATGGGGTTTCCAACAGTAATTACTAAATACtagaataatagtaataattctaTAATCAGGTTGTGTaaggtataatatgtttcttgattaaatcatattgtaataGTCATTAAACTAGCTGTATAACCTGACTTGGCCCTGGGAAAAatgaacaaacataaaatataacgcTTTATCGGTGTATCTCGGTTTCAGACTTCAGTTCATGGCAAATCATACCTCGCTTTGTGAATTAATTCGACTGAGATGGGCAATTTGCCTGTGGTAGATGTTATTATATAGAACTTGGTATATTTTcgaacgtggttcaaactattctctaaactttcctgatatctttaaaaacaatctctgaaatatttgttaaaatttgtcgaatagtttttgagtttacGAGCGATATaccatgataaattaaatattatttttattttattaagaaaaaatctTATAACAACAGGTCGGCTATTCCCATACcaatcttttattttaatatataaatttgttggATACACGAAacaattatcatataatataattatctaatcTTATAGATTCTTTTTATCGTTTTCCGTTTTGCTTTAGttgaaataggtatatataatatacaaacacaatTACAATGAttcattttatgattttccattTCTGAATTCTGAACActtaaatttttgatataaacACAAAACACGAGAGGAGACAGATTCAACGAAAACTTAAAAGTCTATGTTAATACCTGTAAAGTCGATATTCGTATttttgcaaggctgggcaagttataatgattttttccaactcagttaagttaatatgcaccaataacaaaaagttaaaagttaaaagttaatttaactatagactaactcagttaagttaaaagttaatacacaatttttgttaactttttattaagttaaaaaaaagttaatttgtttatacaacgctagcgtacttaatttttttccaacccaaaactaaattataggatatagtgttaatacttcatacagtatttccatataagttagattcgaatgatatacattattaactttaaacaatttatgataagtacatattttttgacatgaaaacaaaataaactgaaatagtgaaatattataaaattaaaaacaaaataaattaacttaactaacttcttaaaatgaaaaattaactcgttaatttcacgttaatcaagaaagaaatttagtaagttaacagctaagttaatgaaaagccaaaagtaactagttaatgcccagccttgtatttttgtgttatttacaacaaaaatatgtccagcagaatattaaaaaaattatgtgatCCACGTATAATAGCTTCTATACCTAATTATTGAAAAAGTATATACACGAACTTTTTTAAACCAAGtaaggttcataatatatttctgtccatattattataactttaaaccaagtcaggttcataatatatttctgtccatattattataacttcaaACCAATAGCGAGTTAATTAACCGGCGCCTATTATTcgagttgataatattattttctcactAACTCACcctgcacataatatatttggttaCAGCGCCTTGCGGGAGGCGATACTCACCGCCGCCGACCACTAACCGCGGTAACTGCGGTACGCATCGGGTCGACGACGATCGCGGCGCGCCTACAACAGTCGGAGGTGCCGCGGTGGCTGCGGTCAGGTCTTATCACGATTTCAACCGCAGGCCGCCGCCACCGACGGCCACAGTCGGTCGGAACGTGATCGTAGTCCAGGCGGACGTCAACCCCGTGGCCGACTCGATCGTCAACGCCAACTCATTATCAGGGTCTTTACGCGCGCTGTACGACGCGTCTAAAGAAACATTGTTCTAGTTTAAGGCTaaaatacgtcgtgttaaatACCTACGTGTTGTtcgagaaaaaataatattgtcgtatgtatacttctataatattatatatatatatatatatgtaggcatatgtactgtatataataacaatatacttgtgtgcaagtatacatattataatattttagtataatatatcgttatcTAATgacgtgtatattatgtatacatattatatacataatatattatatattatatgaaatcaggGTTACCTACCGTTAAGCGTTATATACCTGCAGATGtccatatacattatatatagcgTCGGCAATGGTGACGCTGAGCTAAGAAAAAAATTGGCCGAGCAATCACTTGACCgggtgactataatatattataataatttactactaTACACCACACGGCATACGAAGCAACTCGTccaaacagtaaaaaaaaatattgaaacgtCTTATATATCATTGTTTCGTCAGCTGGGCTAGAGGCCTAAAACGTACGGTCCGCGGATTGTTAGCGTGCAGAGGTATCTTATATTATGGATCGGGAAAGTCGTATAGAGCCATACATTACAGGTATATCTTATTCAATGTAACTGGTTGATAAAACGTTATCTACAGttacaagaaaaataattttcaaaatatatatttaaatcttcATTTGATATTGTCATCTGTTATCTGTATaacacctcccccccccccccgccactAGTATTGCCTAAGTCCACTACGTCGCCGGTCCGAGTCGACgaccgtacataatattattataaaaaatacgaaaacGAAAACGTCTTCCCGGAATCTCGATGCGTATACCATCgtggtattattaatataggtaccattacGGTTAAgagtctatatatattttataatttataaagcagGGCTTgcaaagttattaaaatgttatgcaagataaaaaacgattgacattttaaaacgtaattaaaACGGAAATCGcgataaacgaaaaaataaatgaaataccaCAACACAAAACATAATGGTTAAcgaaatattatacagaatataattttaaacaaaaaaatgacgcaaaacgaaatattatatagaataacattttaaagaaaacatAACGCACAACTAtgtttatatagaatataattttaaacaataaatgacgcaaaacgaaaatataattaaagccattttatattatatttgtttcgtagaaatatttttccacgtgatttatttttatcttatctatCTTGGTCATTAATGCGGCATTACCtactaactaaatattattgttaattttttaatgttatcggTATTTCATTTATAGCAAATAGAAATTTAACTTATTACACCCTGACCCTCGTGATCCCAcataatatgagtatattatgaCGCCGATTGCATAGTAGTTCGTAATTCGtcataattctaaataacggtAACACAacatataaagttttaattctaaataatatgtaacttaaaacaatttttttttttcaaatgcatgcCCTGCTATAAAGTTTAATCTACCTGGGCTTCGTAGATAGATagatataatttgttatcaCTAACCTGcgtaaatattattcgttggtTCTACGCCACATCAGTGGATTCGTCATCTACTATAAAAACAACTACTGATATcccaaaaaaaaacactacttCTTCAATACcgtgtagataatatattaatccgagtgaaaaaaaaaacttaaaaatatgaagactaaatcaataataaaatgtatagaccCAAATTTGGTTTAATCGGCCAGGGGATATTTTATCCTAAAAATTGATACTATGTTGTCTTTTGATATTGTAGTCAATGAAGTATCAaactgtttttaaatgtatatatttacaattcataatatatttctaatgcaaataatatttatactttacttCCTGCCGATTTTATTCAAACAGATTAAACGATTCACTATTGGTTTCAGCTTTATATATCACATTAAAggctattatttttaagtttgattttttCACTCGGCGGTTTTTTCTTACACACCGTGTTGACGAAGTCGGAATCCGATAATACTAtactacaactatattataggcACCTACAACAACTACTATACTATCGTTGGCTTTTGTCGAAGTATTCCGAGATGGTGTTTTTCCTGTTCGTAAAAAAAACGGTACCGCAGAGCCGCCAATAATTCCTTGTGtatcgcgtatattataatattattgaatttcacTCGCTGtccttatcatattattactttaGCTACCTACCCTAGCTGTCACGGGTTATTAAAACGGCATAATAATTCGCAGGAAAGGACCGTCGTCTCTGCTGCGGGGCGTGAGAcgtcataaaattaattatcctCCCCCCATAACCCCATCAGCCTTCCTACACCCCCGTTTAAGAGATAATTCATTCCACGATAAATCATCTCGGGACGATAATAAtgatagcaataatattattatcatatgataataataggAATATGACGCCCcgtaatgattaaatattttgtttaaaagctatataatattataaattattatattataataatgatatacgtCTACACGTTTTGAAAtcgtatattattcttaaacgGGATCTGCATGTGAatcgtgtatactgtataatatattatataaatacagacAGCGAATAGCCTTtgtgcattatataataataatatagtcatattatatagatcgcCTGCGCTTAAGAATAGGACTATAGGAGTGTGACTATAGGAGTGTGTACCTTACGCGTGCGTTATattatgcgtgtataatatattattatgtcttacaGAAtactatcgtataatatatatagaatatatctAACTGCATATTATATCGGTGTGTCCCcgtcaaaaacaatttttttcaaattaatattcttGTGTTAATGTTATTGGGAAAACTGTGATCcgcaattgttatttttttgatttaccaAGGTACTTGACAGTGTAGGACTCGGCACTAGCTCATAATGCATTAGTAACTACAACTAacgtgttaataaaaaaattgggtAGAATGCGATTGCACTATATTCGTAGAACGTATTTCGTTTAAGCTATAACACGATTTCGtacgaaaattaattttatttgtttgtgatGTTGCCAAATTGTACAAATCATAGTAAAGTTATATAtaacttacaaaataaaacaaatctatATAGAATAACAAACTATGAAGGAACATCAGCCAATTCCATATAGTGTCCATCGTCAAACACGTGTAGCAATATTAATGGAGATCCTGCAGTCAAATGTGTGTTGAAGCATGTGTTTAGCTAACCATAATACACAATACTTAatcattttctttaaatttaacattttttttttttcaaaaattatcatAGTGATGTTGAACTACAACATTATACCTACTACAGTATTAAGAGATTAATTATTGAGCGTGAAGtagaaatcaattaatttttaccctTAGAACTTAGTTCGATTTTTTTGAGCTGTCAACGACCgtgttattttgaaaatagtataATTCTAAATTTTACAACGTTAgttataattagtaggtacgtaattatattatatttatgtaattccTTTTTAATTCGTCAAAATATATACGCACTCGTGTTCCTAAAAAGGTAATTTCATTTATGCAAAATACAATCGGGTTCTACCcaaaaaaaacttatgtttaCAAGGGTCTTACATGTATGTATGGAGCGCacaagaatattaatttttttctagcaGCATATTGATGTAATAAGTTAATTCAAAATCCGTTCAGAATAGGAAGTGCAAATATCGTTAAGTTCCTGTTTGAGGTATACGTATCTGTATAAATGTTAAGTAAAACCtcgtgtttaatttattaaattgtaaatttatcgTAGTGTACCTACTCcaagcaaaattatttaattgaatatctatattataatatatgaattagcTGCGTGttacaacttaaaatttaaaattaagatattataagtGTCAATGCTAGTACATTCGACGTAAcgaatttaggtaggtataggtaggttatattatatctcTTGCCGAAtgaaggataataatattataaccaattaattttaaacggcataatgtttgtgttattttaattaaccacCAATGATATGATTATATGTGTTATAtaggttcaataataataataataataaaaaaaaaatgttaatatcaattttaatttgttatattaactTACCCGAAGTTCACACGTTACATATTGTTGTGTTGAGTACAGGGTATTTTTTGAGACACAGATTTGAAGTTTGCATCGAAAAGGAACTAACAAATGTTAGGTATCATATTAACGCGTTATGAATTGTAAGGTTTTGATGAATGTCGTCTCAAATTATCCGAGTAAATactcttaaataattattcttttcaCAGTGCAGATGCCTAATTTgcatgatacaatttttttaatgaaaataacactattttttatttgtacgaGAAACTCATTATGTCTACCAAAAaggcgtatataataatatgaattatgaataaataacgttattatttgttaagtttttttttaaaaaaatatatcataatatgtattataatattatgagacgTACATCTTGTACCTATATGAAGAACCTTCAATGTGTTCGCGAACAGAAAAAAAGCGGTGTTGTTTTTCACACGTATGAATGAATAGTTCGTTTTTtcgtattaattgtatacttatattattattgtatgataaatattatattgtcgtatggttaaaaatgttttcataaacgaataaaatgataaaacgtTTACGTACTAATATATCATGTTCATGAATATAGGTACCACCTGAAGCGTTTTGATCGGAAAATATGTGAAACCGTTGAATTTCAGTTATCATCTACAGTACAGTATAGTTTCTGTTGCTTTTTCACTCTGTACAAGGGTCGTCACGTTTAAATTGTGTTTGTGAGAtgttagtaataaaataatttttaaattatattttataataaatttgtataataatatatacg
Coding sequences within:
- the LOC132950138 gene encoding uncharacterized protein LOC132950138 isoform X2, which encodes MGDSVDNYINATESDIMIKRQIIRAEFYNTYDVMTGIRIASTLGGFFLMMVLLVLYKSKCKTRSLSDQHLEAVIKAAVDQEEQLAALAKRSSSSSYCSGHGLCRCSPRYSMTENTVAECNNWNRKAKTYLSETQYHHPYSALTQTGNKFMKSSVLEYSFEEDEDDDMDNDDIEEVSNNGYRVAKWLEVPCDQKWIPRGNSAITVIQPTPCMSPSGGSQESFSDVPRHTEQLLPAASERFRKPPQPPRKTASSSTAAPIACIRTSCSSCSDDAASTATTVNSSVFADECCCATATVSSSTPPQLPLTDGGGASSALPLTTAAAGSAGKAPCGRRYSPPPTTNRGNCGTHRVDDDRGAPTTVGGAAVAAVRSYHDFNRRPPPPTATVGRNVIVVQADVNPVADSIVNANSLSGSLRALYDASKETLF